In the Phycisphaerales bacterium genome, one interval contains:
- a CDS encoding chromophore lyase CpcT/CpeT produces the protein MSFLRDLTSMRLFIFAFFLGTMPAGCVVSMEQLAPYQQPQAKRAARWMVGHFTTLIVAESDSTSEDLQRVVVPIWLDRRDGPWLYVEEAKATQPDEPISQLVMNIRLGYHGQVQCEVYDLPDDRAVYANAWNEPDVLSSISPQQCDYRSGCTIDMHLNGQDVYVGSTNGDGCPDQYLNGAFMTIHQQIGALSMTRWVRGFTDDGVLLWGSPDTPEVFNRLTKIPESLDEPLVMIQSSP, from the coding sequence ATGTCATTTCTTCGTGATCTAACGAGTATGCGGTTGTTCATATTCGCTTTCTTCTTAGGCACCATGCCGGCGGGATGTGTTGTTTCAATGGAGCAACTTGCACCGTACCAACAGCCTCAAGCGAAACGTGCGGCTCGTTGGATGGTCGGCCACTTTACGACTCTGATTGTTGCAGAAAGTGATTCAACGTCAGAGGATCTTCAGCGTGTTGTGGTGCCTATTTGGTTGGATCGACGGGATGGTCCCTGGCTCTATGTTGAAGAGGCCAAAGCTACGCAGCCTGATGAACCAATAAGTCAGTTGGTTATGAATATCCGTCTTGGATACCACGGGCAGGTTCAATGTGAGGTCTATGATCTACCTGATGATCGGGCTGTTTACGCAAACGCCTGGAATGAGCCAGATGTACTCAGTTCAATCTCGCCACAACAGTGTGACTATCGGTCCGGATGCACAATTGATATGCATCTCAATGGACAAGATGTTTATGTCGGTTCGACCAATGGTGATGGCTGTCCAGATCAATACCTGAACGGCGCATTCATGACCATTCATCAGCAAATTGGTGCCCTGAGTATGACGCGCTGGGTGCGCGGATTCACAGATGATGGGGTACTGCTCTGGGGCTCGCCCGACACACCAGAGGTTTTTAATCGCTTGACGAAGATTCCCGAGTCACTCGATGAGCCTTTGGTGATGATCCAAAGTAGCCCCTAG
- the tsf gene encoding translation elongation factor Ts, whose product MTFTAKDVMDLRQKTGLGMMDCKKALNEKAGDLAAAEEWLRETRKDKMSTRTERATAEGRIGIVVDGSQAVIVEVLTETDFTARNDKFVEMVEGVAQAAISQPAGDVAPDAAMTALIDDQRITTGENVNFGRGQKIEGGSFGSYLHHDGKRACLIQVEGDIDDSTLKGICQHIVFHDPMGIGPEDVPADKIEQIRTDAQAEAEATGKPAEIAQKMADGKVRKFLQECTLLAQKYVLDESKRVEDMLPDGAKIKAFVRYTLGG is encoded by the coding sequence GTGACTTTTACCGCCAAGGATGTGATGGATCTCCGCCAGAAGACTGGCCTAGGCATGATGGACTGCAAGAAAGCCCTCAACGAAAAGGCCGGCGACCTTGCGGCAGCCGAAGAGTGGCTGCGAGAAACGCGAAAAGACAAAATGTCGACACGTACAGAACGGGCGACTGCAGAGGGTCGAATCGGAATTGTTGTTGATGGTTCGCAAGCGGTTATTGTTGAGGTCCTCACCGAAACTGACTTCACCGCTCGTAATGATAAGTTTGTAGAAATGGTCGAAGGTGTTGCTCAAGCAGCAATCAGTCAACCTGCAGGTGATGTCGCTCCTGACGCTGCAATGACGGCGCTCATTGATGACCAGCGAATTACGACAGGTGAAAATGTTAACTTCGGACGAGGCCAGAAGATTGAAGGTGGCTCGTTTGGATCCTATCTACATCACGATGGCAAGCGTGCCTGCTTAATTCAGGTTGAAGGTGATATAGACGACTCAACCCTCAAGGGCATATGCCAGCACATCGTATTTCATGACCCGATGGGTATCGGCCCTGAAGATGTACCTGCTGACAAGATCGAGCAGATCCGTACCGATGCCCAAGCTGAGGCCGAAGCAACGGGTAAGCCTGCAGAGATTGCTCAGAAGATGGCTGACGGGAAGGTTCGCAAGTTCTTGCAAGAATGCACCCTACTTGCACAGAAATATGTTCTTGACGAATCGAAAAGAGTTGAAGATATGCTTCCAGATGGCGCCAAGATAAAAGCGTTTGTGCGTTATACGCTGGGCGGCTAG
- the secA gene encoding preprotein translocase subunit SecA, protein MGIPVVGKAFKKVFGTRNERMVKHYLRIVDEVSAQEPSVRVMTDAQLLAKTDEFRKQISDGASPQSMIPEVFAVAREAMDRNVGIRNIFNPIHGFDPSALASDARAAFDGVVAEIAASQPKAPEGRLLGNSSAVDPWLWVDIPNVVYDAVRELYPESKPPFRARPFDVQIIGAIVLYEGRIAEMKTGEGKTIVAPLACYLNAIQDHQVHVVTVNDYLVQRDRDWTFPFFYSLGLTVGAIHPMHMQPHEMKKSAYDCDVLYGTTSEFGFDYLRDNMKLSVEEQYQKKRNMAIVDEVDSTLIDEARTPLIISGPAHDHQPRYDLADRLARFLLEKQKPWEALDLKVQECMVKVSGLEGDIRTARDKEGLPAMRESLNQARKELLKLEEDRDKFTQYYEVELDKKRAHLTHDGISESQREANIGSFYVGENVDVPHLLEQAIRAHTVYQRDRDYIVAADQDGTASIVIVDQNTGRKMVGRQWSDGLHQAIESKESVPIKQETQTMATITIQNFYKLYDKLAGMTGTADTEATEFYEIYKLDVVVIPTNVPVIREDRNDLIFMTAKDKLNAIVDEVKSFHDAGRPVLVGTTSVERSKELSESLSRRFNIPHEVLNAEQHDRESEIITNAGQLGAVMIATNMAGRGTDIKLTSLTNEAIIEHWKRRGICPKGVTAEQPEEEVISQVYRHMAPKELGMKKAQVDAMEDRDIRLALLRHWYDEYCWMARGKSSGKSESELVNSLDESGNCLMQNLRFFNSIEDLGGLHVIGTERHESRRIDNQLRGRSGRQGDKGSTRFYLSLEDDLMKMFAGPTTLKILSRLGMKEGDAIEHAMLDKAVGRAQRKVEERNFLIRKNILEYDEVMDLQRHSFYGLRQRILVGHDIKGLIFENIDESMADAAYRFLDKLYGPKCIAEWVRENLGVQIGAERLRETDLVDLHKRIKTDAKEDSGNIIRVTIGEYLSEEIDLGKGTLAHESSEQCDYKGLCDWANSTFKSNLKISQIKQMSKEEIVTAIHSAAETLIDAADLSPVDQYSSKSYGSTELGKWLDSKMGIQIDVEEYALMEDRDKAIDQLSDKAREAYQNRELTYPIDFALDMTTSALQNEQPGAIEQLCRWVNARYELDWDPSNLPSDRPAELRELLVEQAQGWQNGKVDSRAQRTLKTVGNDVDALDKWFQKEMFASLTDDERVDAEQDIMEATRAKMLTVMRAELSQFERWILLQILDQSWKEHLYQMDQLRESIGFRSFSQRDPRIEFKREGSRLFDEMHESVRDKLTGLIFKAKLQPQLAPPQGRQQQASPSQQDPAPEAMQTGRGQQAAPPAPASSATAAAVAATAAARGTKQQQRDLEAANQAGGAAKKKQQPVRAAVTVGRNEPCPCGSGQKYKKCCGARNG, encoded by the coding sequence ATGGGTATTCCCGTTGTTGGTAAGGCCTTCAAAAAGGTCTTTGGTACGCGCAATGAGCGCATGGTTAAACATTACCTACGAATCGTAGATGAGGTCTCCGCCCAGGAACCTTCTGTGCGCGTCATGACAGATGCGCAGTTGCTTGCGAAGACAGACGAATTTCGGAAGCAGATCAGTGATGGTGCGAGTCCACAAAGCATGATTCCGGAGGTCTTCGCGGTTGCCCGTGAGGCCATGGATCGAAATGTGGGTATTCGCAACATCTTTAATCCGATCCACGGATTTGATCCGTCAGCTCTTGCCTCAGATGCAAGGGCAGCATTTGACGGCGTGGTTGCCGAAATTGCAGCGTCTCAGCCGAAGGCCCCAGAAGGGCGACTGCTGGGAAATTCGAGTGCTGTGGATCCATGGCTTTGGGTAGATATACCCAATGTGGTGTACGACGCGGTGCGTGAACTTTATCCAGAATCGAAGCCACCCTTTAGGGCTCGTCCGTTTGATGTACAGATCATTGGGGCCATTGTGCTCTATGAAGGTCGCATCGCTGAAATGAAAACTGGTGAAGGCAAGACAATTGTGGCACCACTTGCTTGTTATCTCAACGCCATACAAGATCATCAGGTTCATGTGGTCACTGTGAATGACTATTTAGTTCAGCGTGACCGCGACTGGACATTCCCGTTCTTTTATAGCCTTGGTTTAACAGTTGGTGCGATTCATCCAATGCATATGCAGCCACACGAGATGAAGAAGTCAGCTTATGACTGCGACGTGTTGTATGGAACGACCAGTGAGTTTGGTTTTGATTATCTGCGCGACAATATGAAATTAAGTGTTGAAGAGCAGTATCAAAAGAAACGTAATATGGCAATTGTTGACGAAGTCGATTCGACGCTGATTGATGAAGCTCGAACGCCATTGATTATCTCAGGGCCAGCGCATGATCATCAGCCGCGTTACGACCTTGCAGATCGTCTGGCTCGTTTTCTGCTTGAAAAGCAGAAGCCGTGGGAGGCACTCGATCTGAAGGTACAGGAATGTATGGTTAAGGTTTCAGGCCTTGAGGGAGATATACGAACGGCCCGAGATAAAGAGGGCCTTCCGGCAATGCGAGAGTCGCTCAATCAAGCTCGCAAAGAGTTGTTAAAACTGGAAGAAGACCGAGATAAATTTACCCAATACTACGAAGTAGAGCTTGATAAAAAACGCGCTCACCTGACGCATGATGGTATTTCAGAGTCGCAAAGAGAAGCCAATATTGGTTCATTTTATGTTGGTGAAAATGTTGATGTGCCGCACCTCCTTGAGCAGGCCATTCGAGCTCACACGGTTTATCAACGGGATCGAGACTATATCGTTGCGGCGGATCAGGATGGTACGGCATCGATCGTAATCGTTGATCAGAATACGGGCCGAAAAATGGTTGGCCGACAGTGGTCTGATGGACTGCATCAGGCAATTGAATCCAAGGAAAGCGTTCCGATTAAACAAGAAACGCAGACCATGGCGACTATTACTATTCAAAACTTCTACAAGCTTTATGACAAGCTGGCTGGTATGACAGGAACAGCTGATACAGAAGCCACGGAGTTCTATGAGATCTACAAGCTAGATGTGGTTGTCATTCCGACCAATGTTCCTGTGATTCGTGAGGATCGCAATGATCTCATCTTTATGACCGCGAAAGATAAGCTCAACGCAATTGTTGATGAGGTTAAAAGCTTTCATGATGCTGGAAGGCCGGTGTTGGTTGGCACCACCAGCGTAGAGCGGTCGAAGGAGCTTAGTGAGTCACTGTCACGTCGTTTTAACATTCCTCATGAAGTGCTTAATGCTGAGCAGCATGATCGCGAATCAGAGATCATTACAAACGCTGGTCAGTTGGGTGCTGTGATGATTGCAACCAACATGGCAGGCCGTGGTACGGATATCAAATTGACTTCACTTACGAATGAAGCAATTATTGAACATTGGAAGCGGCGAGGAATTTGTCCCAAGGGGGTGACTGCAGAGCAGCCTGAGGAAGAAGTTATCTCGCAGGTGTATCGGCATATGGCGCCGAAGGAACTGGGAATGAAGAAGGCCCAGGTTGATGCGATGGAGGATAGAGATATTCGCCTGGCTCTGTTGCGTCACTGGTATGACGAGTATTGCTGGATGGCGCGAGGCAAGAGCTCAGGTAAGTCAGAAAGTGAATTGGTGAATTCCCTCGACGAGTCGGGTAACTGTTTGATGCAAAATCTTCGGTTCTTCAACAGTATTGAAGATCTGGGTGGACTTCATGTGATTGGTACAGAGCGCCATGAGTCGCGCCGTATCGACAATCAGCTCAGAGGCCGATCTGGAAGACAAGGTGACAAAGGTTCGACACGTTTCTATCTGAGTCTTGAAGATGATTTGATGAAAATGTTTGCAGGGCCGACAACACTCAAGATTTTGAGCCGGTTGGGCATGAAGGAAGGCGATGCTATTGAGCACGCCATGCTTGATAAGGCCGTAGGCCGGGCACAACGAAAAGTTGAAGAACGCAACTTCCTTATTCGAAAAAATATACTCGAGTACGACGAAGTGATGGATCTGCAGCGTCACAGTTTCTATGGTCTGCGTCAGCGCATTCTTGTGGGTCATGACATCAAAGGTCTGATCTTTGAAAATATTGATGAATCGATGGCAGACGCAGCCTACCGATTTTTAGACAAGCTCTACGGCCCAAAGTGCATCGCTGAATGGGTGCGAGAGAATCTTGGTGTGCAAATTGGGGCGGAGCGTCTTCGTGAAACGGACCTGGTTGATTTGCATAAGCGGATAAAGACGGATGCGAAGGAGGATTCCGGAAACATTATTCGGGTCACGATCGGTGAGTACCTTTCTGAAGAGATCGATCTCGGTAAAGGCACTCTGGCACACGAGTCCAGTGAGCAGTGTGACTACAAAGGGCTTTGCGATTGGGCAAACTCGACATTCAAATCGAATCTAAAAATCTCACAGATTAAGCAGATGAGTAAAGAAGAGATCGTGACGGCGATTCATAGCGCTGCAGAAACCTTAATCGATGCGGCGGATCTCTCGCCGGTCGATCAGTACAGCAGCAAATCTTATGGTTCTACAGAGTTAGGTAAGTGGCTCGATAGCAAGATGGGCATTCAAATTGATGTAGAAGAATATGCGTTGATGGAAGATCGAGACAAAGCGATTGACCAACTTTCGGATAAGGCTCGAGAGGCCTATCAGAACCGAGAGCTGACATACCCCATTGACTTTGCACTGGATATGACAACCTCTGCGTTGCAGAATGAGCAGCCAGGTGCGATTGAGCAGCTCTGTCGTTGGGTTAATGCTCGTTATGAACTTGATTGGGATCCCTCAAATCTGCCCTCCGATCGGCCAGCAGAACTTCGTGAACTTTTAGTCGAGCAAGCCCAGGGGTGGCAGAATGGAAAAGTTGATTCACGAGCACAAAGAACTTTGAAAACAGTTGGCAATGACGTTGATGCATTGGATAAGTGGTTCCAGAAAGAGATGTTTGCATCATTGACCGATGATGAGCGAGTTGATGCAGAGCAAGACATAATGGAAGCGACTCGTGCGAAGATGTTGACTGTCATGCGTGCAGAACTATCGCAGTTTGAGCGTTGGATACTTTTGCAGATACTTGATCAAAGTTGGAAGGAACATTTGTATCAGATGGACCAATTGCGAGAGTCAATTGGATTTCGTTCGTTTAGTCAACGTGATCCTCGTATTGAATTCAAACGCGAGGGGTCACGACTGTTTGATGAAATGCATGAGTCAGTCAGAGACAAACTGACTGGTCTTATTTTCAAAGCGAAGCTGCAACCTCAATTGGCGCCCCCCCAAGGTCGTCAGCAGCAAGCGTCGCCTTCGCAGCAGGACCCTGCTCCAGAGGCGATGCAAACTGGTCGAGGGCAGCAGGCAGCGCCACCAGCACCAGCGTCTTCTGCAACAGCTGCTGCAGTCGCAGCCACTGCAGCGGCACGTGGTACAAAACAGCAGCAACGCGACTTAGAGGCAGCAAATCAGGCTGGCGGCGCAGCGAAGAAGAAGCAGCAGCCAGTACGAGCTGCCGTTACGGTGGGGCGCAACGAGCCGTGTCCATGTGGATCTGGCCAGAAGTACAAGAAGTGCTGTGGAGCCCGTAATGGATGA
- the ggt gene encoding gamma-glutamyltransferase, translating into MKDSFQWLHWLLIIVCLVHAVSCGSIPSHGGRYESMAIATDSPIASDAGLAILKQGGNAVDAAVAASFCLAVTRPQSCGLGGGGFMLIAAPDFAADRRDRARKVLLQAGFEDALLQTDTGTTFVGLNYRERAPGALHPAYYSDLESQIEHPSRYGPHAIGVPGTVAGLLLAHEAFGQLPLSEVLQPAITAAEKGFSADKHLALAVQETAKQRAKDPDLMLISSQLWQDLANNGQLRRGTQIRQPSLAQTLKMIVKDGRDAFYDGPIGISLVETISKFGGTMTLEDLKNYRVSIVEPLVSRVVFQKYTMLSMPPPSSGGIAMQQILSILDMYVERHGLPPRRSPRYVHTMTEAMKHAFADRSRWLADPEFAPVPVDRLTDSAYHRRLADQVERVKTREPSAYGMRRALPDDRGTSHISVVDQQGMAVACTETINGYFGSLVFDENTGIVLNNEMDDFTTVSGGSNLFELRQSDWNLPESGKRPLSSMSPTIVLSDGRPVIVAGASGGPRIITGTLQVILDVMLFGMTPWEAVASPRFHHQWYPDELRFDESWSNDGLVQAMEARGHTISEIRTVGIVQIVVVDEDGLSAASDPRKEGRPAGDPIIKKAKPSSFK; encoded by the coding sequence ATGAAAGATTCTTTTCAGTGGTTGCATTGGCTACTGATCATCGTATGTCTTGTACATGCAGTCTCCTGTGGGTCGATTCCCAGTCATGGAGGTCGTTATGAGTCGATGGCCATTGCCACAGACTCGCCAATTGCTTCAGATGCTGGCTTGGCAATCCTCAAGCAAGGCGGAAACGCGGTGGATGCAGCAGTTGCAGCGAGTTTCTGTCTGGCCGTCACCAGACCTCAATCATGCGGTTTAGGTGGCGGTGGTTTCATGTTAATTGCAGCACCTGATTTTGCGGCCGATCGGCGCGATAGAGCAAGGAAGGTATTGCTGCAAGCGGGTTTTGAAGATGCACTGCTTCAAACAGATACAGGTACGACTTTTGTTGGTCTTAATTATCGTGAGCGTGCTCCGGGTGCGTTGCACCCAGCCTACTACTCTGATTTGGAGAGCCAGATAGAGCACCCAAGTCGGTACGGGCCCCATGCTATTGGAGTGCCGGGTACTGTGGCAGGATTGCTCTTGGCGCATGAGGCTTTTGGTCAGCTGCCACTAAGTGAGGTACTACAGCCTGCCATCACAGCAGCTGAAAAAGGTTTCTCAGCGGATAAACATCTTGCGCTTGCTGTGCAGGAGACTGCGAAACAGCGAGCGAAAGATCCAGATCTCATGCTGATCAGCAGTCAATTGTGGCAAGACTTAGCGAACAATGGTCAGCTACGTCGTGGCACTCAGATTCGACAGCCATCACTTGCTCAAACACTCAAGATGATTGTAAAAGATGGTCGAGATGCTTTTTACGATGGTCCAATCGGGATCTCACTGGTAGAGACAATTAGTAAATTTGGCGGCACCATGACACTTGAGGATTTGAAGAACTATCGAGTGTCCATTGTCGAACCGCTTGTTTCCCGCGTTGTGTTTCAAAAATATACGATGTTGTCAATGCCGCCGCCCAGTAGTGGGGGCATCGCTATGCAACAGATTCTCAGTATTCTGGATATGTATGTAGAGCGTCATGGATTACCGCCACGCAGGTCACCTCGTTACGTGCATACCATGACTGAGGCAATGAAACATGCATTTGCGGATCGATCGAGATGGTTGGCGGATCCCGAGTTTGCGCCGGTACCTGTTGATCGCTTGACAGACAGTGCTTACCACCGTCGATTAGCTGATCAGGTTGAGCGGGTTAAGACGCGTGAGCCAAGTGCTTATGGAATGCGACGGGCACTTCCTGATGATCGTGGTACCAGCCATATCTCCGTTGTTGATCAGCAAGGCATGGCTGTTGCTTGTACAGAAACAATCAATGGGTACTTTGGGTCACTTGTATTCGACGAAAACACTGGCATTGTTCTTAACAATGAGATGGATGATTTTACGACGGTCTCGGGTGGCTCCAATCTCTTTGAACTTCGGCAATCTGACTGGAATTTGCCGGAGTCAGGGAAGCGGCCGTTGAGTAGCATGTCACCGACGATCGTGCTTTCGGATGGGCGCCCAGTGATTGTGGCGGGGGCTTCGGGTGGGCCCCGAATCATCACTGGTACGCTGCAGGTCATTCTTGATGTCATGCTCTTCGGTATGACACCATGGGAGGCAGTGGCTTCGCCACGTTTTCACCACCAGTGGTACCCCGATGAGTTGCGATTTGATGAAAGTTGGTCCAATGATGGCCTGGTTCAGGCAATGGAGGCTCGTGGGCATACCATTAGTGAGATCAGGACAGTTGGTATTGTGCAGATTGTGGTGGTTGATGAGGATGGATTATCTGCGGCAAGCGATCCACGTAAAGAAGGCCGCCCCGCTGGGGACCCCATCATTAAGAAGGCCAAACCAAGTTCTTTTAAGTAG
- a CDS encoding sugar phosphate isomerase/epimerase encodes MSMGLIGVCSWSLSPNNPQILGSQLSKTGVEGVQLALGPVLEDENNWGQGGDKTKEVLSHAGIQLLSGMMATVGEDYSTLESIRATGGLRPDETWDANLLMAKKTAELAHQMSLKLVTLHAGFIPEDRADPERSVILGRLSELASIFDSHGIQLGLETGQESAVTLLELLEELASPNVGVNFDPANMILYNMGDPIEAIRILSPHILQVHIKDAMPTEVPGRWGSEVPVGSGAVDWNQFLGAVSHLPKVVNMVIEREAGSHRLEDILKALSVIEAYRLAKPGVVS; translated from the coding sequence ATGTCGATGGGTCTTATCGGAGTATGCAGCTGGTCTTTATCACCTAATAATCCTCAGATCCTGGGCTCTCAGCTTTCAAAAACAGGTGTGGAGGGCGTTCAGCTGGCTTTAGGGCCTGTGCTTGAAGATGAGAACAATTGGGGTCAGGGGGGTGATAAGACCAAGGAAGTGCTGTCGCATGCCGGAATTCAGCTATTGAGCGGCATGATGGCGACCGTCGGTGAAGATTATTCCACTTTAGAGTCTATTCGTGCGACAGGAGGGCTGCGTCCAGATGAAACGTGGGACGCGAATCTTTTGATGGCCAAAAAAACGGCTGAGCTTGCACATCAGATGAGCCTGAAACTGGTCACTCTCCATGCTGGATTTATTCCAGAAGATCGAGCTGATCCTGAACGAAGTGTGATTTTGGGACGACTTTCTGAATTGGCAAGCATCTTTGATTCCCATGGCATTCAGCTTGGCTTAGAGACTGGTCAGGAATCAGCAGTGACTCTGCTTGAACTGCTCGAAGAGCTCGCCAGCCCAAATGTCGGTGTGAACTTTGATCCTGCCAACATGATTCTCTACAACATGGGTGATCCTATTGAGGCGATCAGGATACTTTCACCACATATCCTTCAGGTCCATATCAAAGATGCGATGCCTACCGAAGTTCCAGGAAGATGGGGGAGTGAGGTTCCTGTGGGTAGCGGGGCGGTCGATTGGAATCAGTTCCTTGGGGCGGTTTCTCATCTTCCAAAAGTGGTCAATATGGTGATAGAGCGTGAAGCTGGAAGTCATCGCCTTGAAGACATTCTTAAGGCGCTATCAGTGATTGAGGCATATCGGTTAGCTAAGCCAGGAGTTGTATCGTGA
- a CDS encoding aquaporin yields MDDRYGAILAGMNLPRGLLAEFISVFMLMFVTGGAVIVVGGEDAVAIALASGLTITATIAAVFHISGAQFNPAVSIAVTLLGKQSWRRCFAFIIAQCSGATVAALLLQWLIVGVQLPITRADEGSVAHIGLTVGLFSDLAQMDVAGSTVRVLILEAIATFFLMFVIMGVMVDQRSGLDSPILMGLPVGMVVAVDVLCFGKLTGASMNPARSLGPAIAMDYWHIQWVYWVGPIIGALAAAILYRMAFGHLAVAAQKHQSMND; encoded by the coding sequence ATGGATGATCGCTATGGGGCAATTCTGGCAGGAATGAATCTGCCAAGAGGGTTGTTAGCGGAGTTTATTTCAGTCTTCATGTTGATGTTCGTCACGGGCGGGGCCGTCATTGTGGTCGGCGGTGAAGATGCTGTGGCTATTGCTTTGGCCAGCGGATTGACAATTACAGCGACCATTGCAGCGGTGTTTCATATTTCGGGTGCACAGTTCAACCCAGCTGTCTCAATTGCAGTCACGCTACTCGGTAAGCAATCATGGAGGCGGTGCTTTGCATTTATCATTGCGCAGTGTTCAGGCGCGACGGTGGCAGCGTTGTTACTTCAATGGCTAATCGTAGGTGTTCAGTTACCCATCACTCGGGCTGACGAGGGTTCGGTTGCGCATATTGGACTCACAGTGGGGCTCTTTAGCGATCTTGCTCAAATGGATGTTGCTGGTAGCACAGTGCGGGTGCTGATTCTTGAGGCCATTGCGACATTCTTTTTGATGTTTGTGATTATGGGCGTGATGGTTGATCAGCGGAGTGGTTTGGACAGTCCAATACTCATGGGATTGCCAGTCGGTATGGTCGTGGCTGTTGATGTACTGTGCTTTGGAAAACTGACTGGCGCGTCGATGAATCCTGCGCGAAGTCTGGGGCCAGCTATTGCTATGGATTACTGGCACATTCAATGGGTTTACTGGGTTGGGCCAATCATTGGCGCGCTCGCGGCCGCAATTCTCTACCGCATGGCATTTGGACACTTGGCAGTTGCAGCTCAAAAGCATCAAAGCATGAATGATTAA